The following nucleotide sequence is from Zea mays cultivar B73 chromosome 1, Zm-B73-REFERENCE-NAM-5.0, whole genome shotgun sequence.
TCTCAAGTCTCCGACTATTTGATCTAAAAGGTTACCTCTTGCAATGTGGATTGGTCAATTAATTTGAATTGGGGCACTTGAACATGACTGATCTTGGACTTCTTGCGTTGAACTGTTTATGTGTTGACCATTATCTCGTACTCTTGGTGAAGGTGGATTTTTTATCTTTATCATCTTCCACATCTATCACTTCTTTTGGCTTCAATTCTCTAATCGTCATTGAAAAGAACGAGGACGCctaaggggggtgaattaggacttctattttTCGCACTCTAAACAAGGCCAATAATTAATCTCttaaacaaaacctatgcaaacaaCTTAAACACAGATGTGCACTAAGGTttttctaagtgttgctatctctaccgcaaaaggagTGTAGCAACATAAGTTCCAAACCTACCAACTAGCCTATATTCTAATCTAGAAATGGTAACTATCACAACTTAAGTAAACAATAATGTGAAAGCTTAAAgagaggtagagatgcaaactcccgttggtgcaccggtatttttaccgaggtatctagaACCACACAAGGTTCTAACAAATCCTTGTTGGTGCAAAGTGAAGCCCACGTGAGGGTCAAGCACCACGAATAGGTAACTCGGTAGAGAGTCACATACCTTCtctacgcgcaagtggtgctctgctttcggttcctctcgaacgctccccgtcgtcttcaTTATGGAGCTTCTGGCCGAAACGTCGCGAACCTTGTTTCCTCCGGTACACGATGACAGACACACCACAAACTCGTTTGGTGTGTTCTCACAAGACTTTGCCCCACTCAGTACAactacgactcacgcaagagtcgAGGGTGTTGTGTGGTTTTTTTCTAACCTCACTCAATCTACTAGGAACAACCTAGAGCTGGGTGTTTGGAGCAATGGAGATGTGTTTCTACTCAATagcaatgttgcttggactcccacattcTCAAATGGTCGGATGGGTGGGTATATATAGTGCCCCAACCCAATTATAGTCGTTGGAGGAATGCAACCTGTCTGTGTCACACCGGACCGAGGTCCGGTGCCCTCCACGTCAGCTAGTTGTTGGACTCCTCTGTAGTCCTGgaggtccggtgcaccatcggtctGGTCCGGTGACCCTGCCACGTCATAGAACCATTGGAACTGGTCGTTGCCGCTGGTCCGGTGCACCGTCAAACTGGTCTGGTGAGCCAGCAGGCTTAGGTGCCCGAAAACACGCTCTCTGCGTACTTGGTTCGGTGCACCAGCAAACCAGTCTGCTGCACCCAAAAACAACTCATCTTGTTTTCTTCATTCTTTTTCACTTAAGCTTGTTTATAGTCTTgtgtcttggactttgcttgatggtaTTGAGTCTTTCTTGAGTCTTCAAATGTCttcttgaggtgttgctttcttaATGCCTTGGTATAAGTCACTTTTGCattctgtgaactataaacacaaaAACTAGCACAACCATTAGTCCACAAGATTATATTGATCATCGAACACCAAATTTATATAGTTAAATGGGCCCCAAtctattttccttacaatatCCATTTTTGTGATTGATAACAACACAATCAAaacaaacaaatattaaataccaAAATGAAATATGCAAGAAATATACACTATGGATGTATGTGTTAGGCAAGATGTATGAAATACTAGTTGAAAGATATATGTTTATTTAGAAGTCATGAGCTATGACAAATCCAACAGGTGTAAAAAAACATGTTTAGCCCAAATTTATCATCCAACAGCGAGAAACATTGTTTGTTGATTGGTATACACGCAAGCAAGATTTAGCTGTTGACGTCTTGATAGAGTGAAATTATTTGCAAGGATATTACAGATCCGGCGATGATAGAAAATATGAGGGCGCCAGAATAGAAAACCTAAAAAATCATGGGGAAAACAGAAAACATGAGGGCACCTCGCTGCACGTTCCACCCTCCCTCCCCTCCTCCACTCCTGACCCTCCAACGTTCCCTCCCTGGAAGTGGGCCGCCTCCCGATCTCCCCACACCGACAATGCTGCCGcgccgcgcgcgggcgcgcgggcgccggCGCTGCTAGGATCCTCGCGCGACCCCGCGCCACGCCGGCGAGAACCCCGACCACTACCCGGCGGGGCGAGGGCGACCAATGCGCGAGCGCGCCCGGCACGCGACCCGGGTGTCACCGATGCCGCCGCCCACGGGTGGCGAGGACCCCGAGGCCGACGCGGCGCCCTCCTGCAGTGGCTCAGCCGACGAAGCCGACCCCCACGAGCAGGTGCTCCCCAACGGCGACATCTACACGGGCCAGTGGCGCGGCGCCGTGCCCCACGGCGCCGGCAAGTACCTCTGGGCGGACGGGTGCATGTATGAGGGCGAGTGGCGCCGCGGCAAGGCCACCGGCCGCGGCAGGTTCTCCTGGCCCTCGGGCGCCACCTACGAGGGCGAGTTCCTCGACGGCTTCATGCACGGCGCCGGCACCTACGTTGGTGCCTCGGGGGACACCTACCGCGGCGTCTGGGCCAAGAACCTCGAGCATGGCGCCGGCGAGAAACGCTACGCTAACGGCGACTGCTACGACGGCGAGTGGCGCGCGGGGCTCCCCGATGGTTGCGGACGCTACGCCTGGCGCGACGGCACCGAGTACGCCGGCGGCTGGCGCGCTGGGCTCATCCACGGCCGCGGCACGCTCGTCTGGGCCAATGGCAATCGCTACGATGGCGGTTGGGAGGGCGGCCGACCCCGCGGGCAGGGCACGTTCCGCTGGGCCGACGGCAGCCTCTACGTTGGCTTCTGGGGCCGCGAGGCGCCCAGCGGCGCCGTCCACCAGAAGGGCGTTTACTACCCGTCCCCGGCGGCGATGGGCAACTCCCCCCGGGCGCGCGACCCGAGGGAGGTGTTTGCACGTGACCTGCCGGAGTGCGTGCGCTCCGGAACCGAGGCCCAATCAGCGCTCACGTCTCTGAGATCCCTCAAATGGCTGATGCGGTCGGTCAGCGGGCGCGGCAGCTCGTCGTCTGGCTGGAGCAATGGCTCGGGAGGCAGCCTCGTGCACTTCTGGGGGTCGGACGGGGAGGTCAAGTGCGACCTTGGGGACGACTGGAGACGGCGGAGCGTCAGAGAAGGGAGGGGGCTGCCACCACCGTCGCCCGCTCTGGTTCCATACCTGCCCAACGGCGCGCCCCTGCGGTTGTCCAAGAAGCAGGGGGTGACCATTGCCAAAGGGCATAAGAACTATGAGCTAATGCTCAATCTGCAGCTCGGGATCAGGTGCATTTCTTGGCCGTGATGATTGTCAATTTGATTTTTCCGTGTGACCTCGATGAGCTTCAAAATGCCCATTTGATATCTCACATAGTTACTAAAATATTCTGTAATGTGACATTGTTAATTAAGCCTTAATACTGGCTATTTGTGACAATTTGTATCTACTTTCTGGGAAAGCAATGAATTCCCTTCTCTCTGAACACAAACATAATTAGTATTAAGCCTTACATTTTGCCATCATGCATTGAGAATTTGACGAGTTAAACCTAATAGAGTTTAGTGTGGAGTAAGGGCTTCAAACTGGAACAACAGAGCATGTTCGAGATTTTGATGAGTAAACAGATGATTGAGTATTGTATATCAGGCTTAGCACCGCTTTAAGAATTGTTTTCATTAGTTGAAAAACTAATGACACTATATTAGACTTACTCAGTTCTGGTTCTGATTCTGTTTTCTGAATAGTTTTATGTTAAGAGGACAATGACTACACCTTACCTAATTTACTTTACGAATCATGATTTATGTATGCATTTTCAGTTCTTGCAAATGTGCTACGTATTAGATCAgcacaatagtttcctattttttTTAATATATGTTTCTTAGGTGAGAGGATTTGTTCTTATCTCTTGAATGTCATATACCTTTCTGACAACAGAAATAAATTCCGTATTTCCTGAATGTGCTTTATGGAATAGGCATGCAGTAGGAAGGCAAGGTCAAGTTTTATTAGATCTGAAATCATCAGCATTTGATCCAAAAGAGAAAGTGTGGACAAAATTCCCTCCTGAAGGCTCAAAACATACCCCTCCACACAATTCTTGTGATTTCAAATGGAAGGATTACTGCCCAAAGGTGTTCCGGTTAGTCATCACTCCCATGATAAAGATGTGTTGCATATGTTCTTAATCATTTCATGGCGTTATGCACATCAACATATACATTTGTTCAATTGCAGAACACTCCGTAAGCTGTTCAAGGTTGACCCAGCTGATTATATGTTGTCCCTCTGTGGAGATGATGCTCTTCGTGAGCTCTCATCCCCTGGTAAGAGTGGAAGCTTCTTTTACTTGACAAATGATGATCGTTACATGATAAAAACAATGAAGAAAGGTGAAGTGAAGGTATATTTCTTGCTGTCTTTTTCCAAATGTTTTCTAAGCTTCATATAGGCAGAAGTTTTATTCTGAATGCATTGATTACCTATTACAACACAGATGCTTTTGAGGATGCTTCAAGCTTACTACAATCATGTCCGTGCATTTGAGGATACCTTAGTGACAAAGTTCTTTGGCCTACATTGTGTGAAGTCTGGATCACACCAGAAGAAGGTTAGAAAACTATATTGTTGCCTGTTGCATTCTCATCACTTATCCTTGCTACTATTATTTTTAGTTTTCCTTTTTTTTGAAATGGGTAGCATGAATCATCATTCACTAAAGAGAAAATATAGTTTTACCGAGATACAAAACTGATAGCAAGTGGATTCACCAGCACCAGGAACACTGACACCTAACACTGAAAACACACAATTCCAGTTTTATATACTGATGCCTCATACTTGTCATTGTCAAACAGAACATGTTAGTATTGAAGCATCATTTATTTGGCTGATTTTATGTGTCCGTACTTACTACTCAGGTTCGTTTTGTGATAATGGGAAATTTGTTCTGCTCTGATCATACTATCCATAGGCGATTTGATCTGAAAGGATCATCTCTTGGCCGTATAACTGACAAGCCACCAGCAGAAATTGATGAGTATACAACTCTGAAAGACCTTGATCTTAACTTTATCTTTCGGTTACAGAAACAATGGTACCAAGAGTTTCAAAGGTGTGAATATCTCATGCCATTATGACCTAAGGAGTGGTCCGTAACCTTGTTAGTTTCACCCTTGTGCTAATGTAGACGTTAAATATCTTAAAGCAGGCAAGTGGACAAGGACTGTGAGTTCCTCGAGCAGGAGAAGATTATGGATTACAGTCTATTGGTGGGTGTACATTTTAGAGGTAAGGAAGGCACCTGCATCTGCAGAGTGCAGGTTTGTTGAAAGCTATACAATCCTGACTTGGTTATGTGCATTTGTTGAAGGTGCCATTGACATTGATGGTGACAAACCCGCAACACCTCGCGTTTCAAGATGGGACAGAGATCATTTTCGTTCTGATCCAAATAGGTAATGATTCTAGTAAAAACCTAGTTATAGGTTCCTGATCAGTCATTTTGTTTGCTTAAAAAAACAGTCACTTTGCGTACCAAAGCCCCAGGCTGTCATTTTGTTTGCTTAAAACCAAATAGTTTTATTAATTTTCTTTGGCTGTGCAGGTGGTCAAAAATTAAGCTTGGAGCAAACATGCTGTCAAGAGCTGAACTGACAATCCGAAAGAACGACAGTGATGTTTTTGGAGAGCCAACCGGGGAGTACTGTGACGTTATCTTATACTTCGGGATTATAGACATACTTCAAGACTATGATATTGGCAAAAGGCTAGAGCATGCCTACAAATCTTTTCAGTATGATTCGACGTCCATTTCAGCGGTTGATCCAAAACAGTATTCCAGGCGCTTCAAAGATTTCATATACAAAGCTTTCCAAGAAGATAAACTAGACAGCTGAGAACAGTGCATTGCGACATTGGATTTGGCAGGAATTCGGCAGCTTCTTTAGGGAAAGGAGTCCGGGTGATTGGGGTCGCTGGAGCACCTGGTGGCCCCACAGTTTCCAGGAAACAGATTGGCCGTCATGTACATACTACAAAGCAACATGCACAGATACGGAGTCCAGTCAGTCATTCACAAAGAGTAGGAAATGTAACTTGCAGAATCAAATTATACATAGAAACATGTAATCGAATGTCCCGAGCCGAGCCTTCAGGGGTTGTAAATGCTCTTTGTTTCAGAGGATACCATTCTTGTCTTGTATCGGTAGTCGTTACTTTCTTCGATAGAATTGGGGGCCAGTTTTGCCTTTGCACTTTCTTTTCTTTGAACAAAGCACGACGTACTGAGGTGCTTATTTGATTGATAGAGGCACGTCACACCTGAGAATATTGTCAGCTGTACGAAATCCTAATCGACTCCGTTAACTTTTTTTTTCTGTACCATTCCAGAGAACTCCGTACTTGCTACCGCATTAGAGATTGTTCACCTCTATCTTGTCATCCATTGATCTCAATGTATCCATTTACTTATTTGAATGCTTCAAAGAGTTAGGTGCGTTGATCGTGTTTATGTGTGTTTGGTTTAGCTTTTCGTGTTTATGTGTGTTTGGTTTAGCTTTCTGAATCGGATTCGCTGTAAAAAAATCTGTAATCCCAACCAAGCGGGTACAACAGAATTTATAGATACCTTTAGTTCAATTCAGAATTATTTTCTATCACAGATTTTTCAGATTCCTGTCATCCATGTCATAAGATGTCATGCTCTTATAGATACTATAGTAGACAACTGTTTAAccaaacaagttttaacttttcaACAATCGTCGTCTCACAACAATTTTCTCACAGTTTATAGCTAGAATCAAATTTTCAGGACTCTACGGTTGAACCAAAAAGACCATAAATGTAAGAGTAAGAGGAAAGCAAGAAGTTCATTATACCAGTTAATTTAAAGGTGACATAGTTTGCTGGCTATATGTTGAGAAACTATGATACACTTCTAAGGTAGCCACTTAATGCACCTCAGCTGGGggcatcaaacacattttgcacatcAGTATCTGGTCTTCCTTGAGGTCAGGTCGTGATGGTGGCCATCTGCTTAATGTGTTAGCTTTTAGTTTTTGTAATCAAGGAACATAAATACTCCCGCCCCTAAAATTCATGAATGAATGAGTAGTCATTCAATTCAGATCATAGTGCACCATAAGAGCGAGGTTAATAATATAGACGATTGTTGATTATAAGGATCtacatcttaactcatttatataGTAGTTAGCTCTTCACTATTAATTATTCACACACTCATAAATTTTTTTGTTCTTATGTCTAAGCTGGTTGTAAGTTTACAGCCTGCTTCTCATCTCTCTCCTCCACCATAGTATTTATCCTGCTTACAACCTCTTATTATACTTCCTCTAAGGTGGTATGAGGTTCAAGACACGAAACTAGAAAAATAGGGTTTAGCTTCAATTATGTTCTGATTTGCTTACCAAACTTTTGGAACTCGGAACGACCTAAATGATTAGAGGAAGATTTATAACCTAAAAATTCTCTATAAAGATAAACATTGGAGCAAAGtattatctctactacttattaaggctgcaatatTAGTCGGCCATTCGGCGTTCTGTCATTCCCTGTTCTGCCTTTTCGATTCCCTCCTCCCCGCGCACAGTCCATTCccatgttctgccaccattctatgtgcctgtttggttcagcttctggGCAGCTTCTGGCCGCCAGAAGCAGAAGCTGGAGCCAAACGGGTAGCTTCTCGCGCCGCTTCTCCGCGACGCGCTTCCGCAGGAAGCCGTCTGGCCACTTAACGCAAGAAGCGCCCGTCAGTTGGCTTCGGTTCGAAGCTGCGCCCACTTCGCTAGGGTTTTAGCCCACGCGACGCTCCTCCGCCGTCGTGAACCCATCGCGCCGCCGGCGGTCCGTCTCCTCCCCGCATCGTGGTACGTACGGGCAACCTCCTCTGCGCCGGTGTGGTTTCTCCTACGCCGCGTCTCATTCTCGTCTTCCATAGGGTTCGCGCTCCGAGGACGCAGCCTCCTCCCCGTCGCAAAGGAACCTCTCCCCCCGTCGTCGTTGTCGCAGGTACGACCCTCTCCTCGGTCTGTGTACCCTCTCATTGACCACCGTCGACGCTGTCGTTCGTTGACCCTAAACTGTCGCTAGGGTTGCCGCACCTAAACCGGTGCCGCTGCTCCGTCGTGAAGCTTCCTCTGCTCCCCCCGTTGCGTCGTCATCTGCACAGGTACGGTGTTGCTCGACTTGATCCAAACCCTCGCCTCCCCCTCTGGTAGTGTAGCTAGGGTTCGTCGTACCCTGTTATTCAGTACACGGCCGCCTGATCTGCAGTTAATTCAGTACATGAAAAAGGGTATGGATGGTAGTAGTACCTAATTGTATGTCCAATGTTGCCTACAGATTTCCCTTATCAACTCGGGGTCTTCGTCTTCGGTTCCAGTTTCCAGTGCAACCAAGGTACTCTCATACACATTTTGTAGCGCAGTTTACTATCAACATGGGCTCAACCCAATAGAGTTTACAGTTTACTAAGGATGACATTGCTCTGTTCCATCAGTATTATTTGTTCAGGGATTACTACTTTGTTTGTTTGTCACAACCTGTCTGATCAGGGTTCAGTTCATACTTTGTTCATAAATTTGTTAGTTACTAGTTGTATGTTAGTTGCTTCAACCAACATTTGTCCCATGTCGGCAATTCATGTCAATACATGGAAGTTAGTACATTGTCCCCTTGTCTAGTACACTAACCAACCtaaatccacatcagatggattcagcagactccatagccgacaaggcaattggaaggatgcaagaGATTGCGGACAAGATTTATTCCGTAGCTCGGGAAACAATTCGTCTAGGACGCGGGTTGACCTCCTTTGACGCTACCAAACTTCGTGTAGCATTGAAGGACATTGCTTTCATGATGGAGCAAGATTCTCTGGTGTTCCAAAAGTATTTGGACAAGGTCAACAACGTAACCCACCAGCCTGACAGCAACTACGAACCCTCAGAGTTGTCCTCACCACCCCCTGGTGAAGACAACCTTAGTCCAGACTGGGACTTTGCCGAGCACTTCGAAAGGTTTTGGGGTATTGAATATGACTCCGATCAGATGCCTTCCTTTAGTGACAATGAGGTTTAAGTTAGAACTTGGGTAAGTTTGTAGTAAGGTCTTAGGGAAATTGGGATATGATCATGCTTTTGCTTAATGGGCTGCTGTTAAATGTCTGTCCTGTCCTTTTGTGTCCAGTAGCAGTTTATTAACGTTGTCTTTGTGTAATTAAGCTAATCCGAATTTTACTACTTATGGTACTTCCTGATGTTATTATGGTCAGTTCAGTgtttttttgttttcttcttaATCCGAGAGcactacgtattttcaaaacgttACACTTGTTTTGCACTAGATGGACAAGTCTGGCAAAGTGATTGCAAAGTGGGATAGTAGAGCAACCAAAATTTACACAGAAATTTGTGTAGAAGAGGTCAATGCTCGGAACAGGCCACAACAGTTTCTAAATGCCGAAGGATATGCTAACCTCATAAGGAAGTTTAAGGAACGCACTGGTCGCACTTACACTAGggatcaaatgaagaataggtgGGACTCCTTAAAGAGAATGTTCACACAGTGGAAAACTCTTAATGAAAGGGCTACAAgtcttggtcgagaccctcatactggttcaatcagtgcgccagatgagtggtgggccaagcaaaatgaagtaagtAGATCTTTTTTTTAGACTAACAATAGTATTGGCCATCTCAAACTAGGAACTACCATGTTGGTGCAGGCAATGCCAGGTTGTATTATGTTCAAAACAGCCTCCCTAGAGAATGAGGACGAGCTAAAGGTTATGTTTGGACCCATTGTCTGCACAAATGAAAGAACCCTTGTTCCTGGCGTCGAGGATGCTAATTCATCATCTGATGATCATTTCGAAGCCACTTTAGGTGGGGGTGAAAACAGCACACCTGACCCATGCACAAATGCGACTGGGAAGCGTAAGATGCGGCATGATTCTCCTAAACCAAAGAAAAAAAAGATTCGAGGGAAGAGTACATGAAAAGACTAGTGGAGGCTTTTCAGTCGCGTTCAATGACCACTAACAAGTCCATTACCTCTGCTGACAATGACCCAGTTCGAGTTGAGGTTAAGGCGCAGTTGCAACAAATTATCGATGATGGATCACCAGAAGGCAGCAAACTACATTTGATTGCCACTCATCTATTGATTGAGAAAAAGTATAGAGATGTATTTGCAACACTGCAGACAAAAGAAGGAAGGATCGCTTGGCTTCGCAAAGCTTACGAGATAGATCTTAAAAAGTGCACTTAGATGCTGGTCGTCCGACAACAGAGGCTTATGTTCAGTATTATGGTTGTTTCTGTCTGTTTTATGAGTCATGTCGTTTCTTTGTTATGAGGATTGTCGTCTTAGAACATAAACTTGTCGTACgcatcattttccctttcaaacatTTTTCGAGATATTCGAGTTGAACTTGTATTTCAATAATCAGAGTTGTCAGCTTGTGAACAATGTGAATCTGTGAACTTTCTGTCTCCTTTGAAACATGAATATATGTGGCTTGTAAAATGTGGTTGTACATTAATATGTGACTTATAAACTGTGGTTACATATGAATATGTGGCTGTTGTTTGTGTGCATGCAGATGTGTGACCCTGCTGCACACACATATGATCATGAAATGGATGACACAGATGCCGAATTCCTTGTTGCAATATATGTTGTTGACATTTGGGGCAGGAGTTTGAGTCAGGTTTCTAGAAGAACATTGGTTGAAACTGGTATTCAATGGGTGGAGAGAACGTTGGAGAATAGTAACGACTACTTCGATTTGTTTCGCATGCGACGAACTGTTTTTAGACGATTGCATGACACATTGGTGGACAATTATGGTCTGCTTCCAAGCCGGGGTGTCAGTACTATGGAAGCTCTTGGCATTTTCTTGTGGGCATGTGGGGGTCCACAGTCATTTAGGCAGATAAGGAATAAGTTTGGTCACTCCTTGGAAACAATTAGTCGCAAGTATAGTGAAGTCCTTAATGCACTGTATAAGATGTCATCTGACATAATCAAGCCCAAAGACCCAAATTTCATCGAGATTCATCCTCGTTTGCGAGAGGCGAGATTTTGGCCACACTTCAAGGATTGCATAGGAGCAATTGATGGTAGTCACTTTCCAGCGGCAGTCCCGGCCTCGGAGCTAGCCAAATATATTGGACGGCACAGTTACGCATCGCAGAATGTAATGACCGTTtgtgacttcgatatgaggttcACATTTGTTGTCACAGGATGGCCAGGATCCGTACATGACACTAGAGTATTACAAGATACTTTGATAACTTATGCGGACAGGTTCCCGCAGCCACCAGAAGGTATATAAATATGTTGTACTTTTTTTGTCATATGCTATTAATTAATGTCTTATGTATTTTACTTTTGTATTTCATGTTTGtgcaggtaaatactatcttgtcGATTCAGGCTATCCAAATAGAAAGGGCTACCTTGCGCCTTATAAGGGTCAGAAGTACCACATTTCTGAATGGCAAAATGCGAGGCAACCTATTGGGAGCAAAGAAGTATTCAACTATGCACACTCTTCGCTACGCAATGTTATAGAGCGATCGTTTGGGAAATAAAGTGGAGAGTTCTATTAAGTCTCCCTTCTTTTTCGCTTACCAAACAATCCAAGATAATTATTGCTTGTATGACATTGCATAACTTCATTAGAGAGAGTGCTCTACACGATAGAGACTTTGATGAACTAGGACCTAGCCTCAGTCAAGATGTACCTTTAGGTGAGAGTAGTAGTAgcacatctgatgagttagacatgagtgcTTTTCGAGATGCAATTGCTAATGCATTAGTG
It contains:
- the LOC103635048 gene encoding phosphatidylinositol 4-phosphate 5-kinase 6 isoform X4, translated to MRERARHATRVSPMPPPTGGEDPEADAAPSCSGSADEADPHEQVLPNGDIYTGQWRGAVPHGAGKYLWADGCMYEGEWRRGKATGRGRFSWPSGATYEGEFLDGFMHGAGTYVGASGDTYRGVWAKNLEHGAGEKRYANGDCYDGEWRAGLPDGCGRYAWRDGTEYAGGWRAGLIHGRGTLVWANGNRYDGGWEGGRPRGQGTFRWADGSLYVGFWGREAPSGAVHQKGVYYPSPAAMGNSPRARDPREVFARDLPECVRSGTEAQSALTSLRSLKWLMRSVSGRGSSSSGWSNGSGGSLVHFWGSDGEVKCDLGDDWRRRSVREGRGLPPPSPALVPYLPNGAPLRLSKKQGVTIAKGHKNYELMLNLQLGIRHAVGRQGQVLLDLKSSAFDPKEKVWTKFPPEGSKHTPPHNSCDFKWKDYCPKVFRTLRKLFKVDPADYMLSLCGDDALRELSSPGKSGSFFYLTNDDRYMIKTMKKGEVKMLLRMLQAYYNHVRAFEDTLVTKFFGLHCVKSGSHQKKVRFVIMGNLFCSDHTIHRRFDLKGSSLGRITDKPPAEIDEYTTLKDLDLNFIFRLQKQWYQEFQRQVDKDCEFLEQEKIMDYSLLVPLTLMVTNPQHLAFQDGTEIIFVLIQIGGQKLSLEQTCCQELN
- the LOC103635048 gene encoding phosphatidylinositol 4-phosphate 5-kinase 6 isoform X1, whose amino-acid sequence is MRERARHATRVSPMPPPTGGEDPEADAAPSCSGSADEADPHEQVLPNGDIYTGQWRGAVPHGAGKYLWADGCMYEGEWRRGKATGRGRFSWPSGATYEGEFLDGFMHGAGTYVGASGDTYRGVWAKNLEHGAGEKRYANGDCYDGEWRAGLPDGCGRYAWRDGTEYAGGWRAGLIHGRGTLVWANGNRYDGGWEGGRPRGQGTFRWADGSLYVGFWGREAPSGAVHQKGVYYPSPAAMGNSPRARDPREVFARDLPECVRSGTEAQSALTSLRSLKWLMRSVSGRGSSSSGWSNGSGGSLVHFWGSDGEVKCDLGDDWRRRSVREGRGLPPPSPALVPYLPNGAPLRLSKKQGVTIAKGHKNYELMLNLQLGIRHAVGRQGQVLLDLKSSAFDPKEKVWTKFPPEGSKHTPPHNSCDFKWKDYCPKVFRTLRKLFKVDPADYMLSLCGDDALRELSSPGKSGSFFYLTNDDRYMIKTMKKGEVKMLLRMLQAYYNHVRAFEDTLVTKFFGLHCVKSGSHQKKVRFVIMGNLFCSDHTIHRRFDLKGSSLGRITDKPPAEIDEYTTLKDLDLNFIFRLQKQWYQEFQSRQVDKDCEFLEQEKIMDYSLLVGVHFRGAIDIDGDKPATPRVSRWDRDHFRSDPNRWSKIKLGANMLSRAELTIRKNDSDVFGEPTGEYCDVILYFGIIDILQDYDIGKRLEHAYKSFQYDSTSISAVDPKQYSRRFKDFIYKAFQEDKLDS
- the LOC103635048 gene encoding phosphatidylinositol 4-phosphate 5-kinase 6 isoform X2, whose translation is MRERARHATRVSPMPPPTGGEDPEADAAPSCSGSADEADPHEQVLPNGDIYTGQWRGAVPHGAGKYLWADGCMYEGEWRRGKATGRGRFSWPSGATYEGEFLDGFMHGAGTYVGASGDTYRGVWAKNLEHGAGEKRYANGDCYDGEWRAGLPDGCGRYAWRDGTEYAGGWRAGLIHGRGTLVWANGNRYDGGWEGGRPRGQGTFRWADGSLYVGFWGREAPSGAVHQKGVYYPSPAAMGNSPRARDPREVFARDLPECVRSGTEAQSALTSLRSLKWLMRSVSGRGSSSSGWSNGSGGSLVHFWGSDGEVKCDLGDDWRRRSVREGRGLPPPSPALVPYLPNGAPLRLSKKQGVTIAKGHKNYELMLNLQLGIRHAVGRQGQVLLDLKSSAFDPKEKVWTKFPPEGSKHTPPHNSCDFKWKDYCPKVFRTLRKLFKVDPADYMLSLCGDDALRELSSPGKSGSFFYLTNDDRYMIKTMKKGEVKMLLRMLQAYYNHVRAFEDTLVTKFFGLHCVKSGSHQKKVRFVIMGNLFCSDHTIHRRFDLKGSSLGRITDKPPAEIDEYTTLKDLDLNFIFRLQKQWYQEFQRQVDKDCEFLEQEKIMDYSLLVGVHFRGAIDIDGDKPATPRVSRWDRDHFRSDPNRWSKIKLGANMLSRAELTIRKNDSDVFGEPTGEYCDVILYFGIIDILQDYDIGKRLEHAYKSFQYDSTSISAVDPKQYSRRFKDFIYKAFQEDKLDS
- the LOC103635048 gene encoding phosphatidylinositol 4-phosphate 5-kinase 6 isoform X3, producing the protein MRERARHATRVSPMPPPTGGEDPEADAAPSCSGSADEADPHEQVLPNGDIYTGQWRGAVPHGAGKYLWADGCMYEGEWRRGKATGRGRFSWPSGATYEGEFLDGFMHGAGTYVGASGDTYRGVWAKNLEHGAGEKRYANGDCYDGEWRAGLPDGCGRYAWRDGTEYAGGWRAGLIHGRGTLVWANGNRYDGGWEGGRPRGQGTFRWADGSLYVGFWGREAPSGAVHQKGVYYPSPAAMGNSPRARDPREVFARDLPECVRSGTEAQSALTSLRSLKWLMRSVSGRGSSSSGWSNGSGGSLVHFWGSDGEVKCDLGDDWRRRSVREGRGLPPPSPALVPYLPNGAPLRLSKKQGVTIAKGHKNYELMLNLQLGIRHAVGRQGQVLLDLKSSAFDPKEKVWTKFPPEGSKHTPPHNSCDFKWKDYCPKVFRTLRKLFKVDPADYMLSLCGDDALRELSSPGKSGSFFYLTNDDRYMIKTMKKGEVKMLLRMLQAYYNHVRAFEDTLVTKFFGLHCVKSGSHQKKVRFVIMGNLFCSDHTIHRRFDLKGSSLGRITDKPPAEIDEYTTLKDLDLNFIFRLQKQWYQEFQSRQVDKDCEFLEQEKIMDYSLLVPLTLMVTNPQHLAFQDGTEIIFVLIQIGGQKLSLEQTCCQELN